GAGCAGAGCCTGGCCGGCAAGCCCGCTGGCATCTTCTTCAGCACCGGCACCCAGGGCGGCGGGCAGGAGACCACGCCGTGAGTTGTCTTGCACACCTCGCGTCGCACAAGCTGATTGATCACGTCCAGAGAGTGATAGGGACAGCCGGTAATATGTATGTGCATGCTAACGTTTTCCCTTGGTCAGGCTGACGGCGGTGACGCAGCTGACGCACCACGGGATGGTGTTCGTGCCGGTGGGGTACACGTTCGGCGCCAAGATGTTCGGCATGGAGAGCGTGCAGGGCGGCAGCCCGTACGGCGCGGGCACGTTCGCCGGGGACGGCTCGCGGTGGCCGacggaggtggagctggagcacgCCTTCCACCAAGGCAAGTACTTCGCCGGCATCGCCAAGAGGCTCAAGGGTGGATCCGCCTGAGCGCCATGGCCATGCCAGTGCTCGCGCGTACCTGCACCTACATATACACCTTGTGCAGCATCCATATATAGCTGTTCTTGTGGATCTCGTTCGCTACTCTACACTACGATGGCGTGTTATTCGGCCGGTATTGTTGTGGTTTGGATTGAACTGCTTGTGAATTTGGTACGCGGATTGTGCGTTTGTGCTTGATATACCACTGTGTGCTTCTATTTTCGTTTTTGACAGGATCACTGACTCCCTGTGCTCTAATATCACCCCCGCTTGCTTGGGCTAAGGAACAAAAGTCCTTGGTTTCGGCCTACTTACTACCCTTTTTGGGCGCAATCCGGTAGGCAGCCGAAGCTAGCGCGGCCCAAGTGTTCATATATATAGCGTGCGAGTGTCAAGCAGGCCGGCCCAAGAAAAAAGACACCTAAAAATTGGATTTCCTTTAATATTCTTCCGGTAGATACATAATTAAACATTATAGCCCGGTTGTAGCCTAATAACTGGCCCACAACGATCCAACtaactatttcaacatttacATGAACTATCTCAGCATTTATTCTTGGGGCTCGCTCCTTCCTATCTacattattctttcttttttttacgcAGCTGGCAAACGCCAAAACAATATTggtgaatgcaaaaaaaaaatggtgcgTGTAAAAATTGTTGAGTAATAATATTGATGAGTGTAaaaaagttttttaaaaaagttggtAACATCAAGAAATGTTGGTAACAATTAAACCATCCCTTTTAAGAAAATATTGATAAATGTCAACAAATATTGAtggatgttaaaaaaatattgtacatAAGTTTAATATGGGTTTAAAGATAAGTTACTTGTCTACCTTCCGGAAACCATATAGGAATCCCATAAAAGATCACCCTAagattttttccccaaaatattTTGGCGTAAAGAACCCTACAATCCCCCCCCCCGGATTTAACCCCTTAAGGGTATATGGCATATGTATGCATACTTGTTTCTATTATTAGGTAGTATAGCCCGATGATAGATAACAACTTTAACCTCAATCGTGAGTTGTTTCTATTCTTTGTATTATCACTAGTTTTATACTCATGCATTGTTACAGGCAACAAATTATTTCACAAAAATCATTTGTTATAACTAATATGTTTTTGTTAATAAAGACAACAGAGTACTAACTAATATAGTCTACTAATCGttgaatgatgtggtgcaaccGTCCGACTTAAATtggcttaagtgcgcctaatcgctgtcgaaaCAATAATTATAcgaaacacacttaaaacagttTAAATTCGGTAgtttgtcgagtgtccctaggacgcCTCGaatcatccacaacttgaatcgtagccatacatcaggatcgcttccacgaagggaaagcatcaacaaatattacatttttacatatatacTGGAGGTgtgaattattacaaaccatataTTGAAACAATCTTAAAGTGTAAGTTAGACCATTCTAAAAGTTTCGAACATCAAACAAGTCCGAGGGGTAAAGTGATTATACAACTAGGTTTCACTCTAGGGTATTACGAGACCCataaataccctagttcttcgggccTTCCTCTTTAGTTGGCCCCTGCTGTGCATCTGAAAACAataacaagggatcccctgactACAAAGGTACTCGGCAAGAGTGACCCGACTAACCAGTATAGGTAGATTGAAAATAATGTTTCAAGGAATATGATAGTAGTGTActagctgactcacatttttcGGAAAGCTTACTACTTGTGGAACCTTAGTTTTGTTATTTTATTCAATATTAGTTCtttacctaaccagtctaggtgaataaaatatttttatcaaTCAAGTGGAACTAAACATCATACATCAATATTAATTCAAGGAAAATACTATATTCAACTTGATTACTCTATGATGCTTAaatgatgatcaagtgcatttataaccgagaattgcggcgatgtggactgatttacatcctgcaggagatacccaaTCACCAGCCATGCATAACTGATCGGGTTGCGcataacaacctttcgattagccgtACCCAAAGATTTGAATTATAATTACCCGAACCCaaggacgcacccccacatgggaccccacgtctggtctgatctccatgtgagtttcaggctatgccCCTGCCTTTCTGCcgcacgccaagcacgggtaaGAATATTTCCAATCAGAGaaccaactaacctaccgggcttgctggttcccaatGGCAGTAAGAAACCAGGTGAAAATCACTCGTCAGCGGTTAAAATAACGAACGGGCCTTAAACAGATTAAATTCAGTGGACAGATCCAAAGCTATTTTTTTCTTGATCAACATGTATGATAATATTAACCTTAGGTGATTGAGTAACAAAAGTTACTTCAAGGGAgaatctaagcatttctaagcATAGGATGGTTACTAATTAtttgaacaggtggcaaagatgtcctacaAACAAGGTTGTTTTATGCATAAGAGTAGGTTTTAATCAACTCCtaggaaataaccaataatttggaCCATGAATAATAATTTCAGAAATTAGATAGGTAtggatgcaccggggcttgccttggttCACAAAAAAAATAGTTTCTTCTGAAGATCCTTCAACACAAGGAATCAATTCAACAACCTCCTCAATTTCTTGAGGTTCTTCTGAGAAATCCAAGAAATCCACTTCCGAGGCTTCTCGTTCTACGATATGATGCATGCCAAAGTTAGATATGTAAAGTTTTTGGAAataaagactatacaacttatcttcatgataaagttgcaagccaacactaatctaccaataaaagattaacccacaatttaatttctttaactaacctaacttaagccttttcttttattgaaaagcattataattaatttctaatctgaaaaacttaattcctatggatttATAAGTATTTATGAATAataaaatattattcataaTTTTATACATTTCATAAAGATTAAGTGTTTATTTAAATAACTTAattaaaggcactaaataaatacttaaatttttattaccttatcctagggtttaagaatttttaatgcataaataaaataaaatacacctaataaaattggtttcacttgATTTGGACAATTCTACAAATTATAatgaattaaatatgaaaacaGAATCTAAATCTAATTTCTAAAACTATAAATCAACATTATCCCGAAAACCCCTTCTGGAACCTTTCTTACTCACCCCCACCCTAACCCACTCCAACTGACACACGAGCCCGGTCAACAGACCGCTTTCCCAGCCTTGACCGTGGGTCTGTCGCGGGTAACCGTGACGGTTCGTCCCCGGCAAGGCCTCCGGCGATGGGAATACCATGACTCGACTCGCGTTAACCTAGCGCACCTACTGATGGTGCTCTAGTGGTGGTTGGGTGAACAACGGTGGCGAGCAGCGGAAGACAACAGCAGAGCGGGCGGAGCGGGCGGCGCTAGGCCTACCAACAGCACGAAGCTCGATGGCGGCGACCTGATGACCACAAGCGGCTCTGAAGGCTTCAGTAGGACCTAAGCTACGCGGCGCGCTCCCGGACCAAGGCTCACCATAGCCGGAGCAAGGAGCTCCATGACGGCGGCCCTGGTCAAGGCTTGCGCACGGTGGCGCAGGAGCCTCGGCCAACCTGGCCAGGCTCCAAGCCAACAAGCGGCACCCACATGACCTACGGCTCACGCTAGACACGAGAGGACCTTAAAATGGCACTGACAACCATGGCGAGGTACGGCTCCACGGCGGCAGCTTACCCAGAACAGAGTGGCGGCAGGcactgaagaagatgacggTGTAAACAAGCTATGGTGGATGGGGATGGACGACGACTCGTGAGACGGATTCAGGAACTCAAGGTGGTGGTTCTGGCGGAAGGGaatggccggcggtggtgggatTGCGCAGAGCGCACCTGCGACCGAGCACGGTGAAAAATAGAGCATGCGGTGAAATGGATAACTCCGGCCAACGGGAGTGGTAAATATATCAATTTTTCATTGCCCTTCTGACGGACACGTCCTGCCTGCTGGCTTGGTTCGCATCGCACGGCTGTGCTGGCGCGTGGCATGGCAGCACCGCTCTGCTCTCCCCCCTTTTCTCCCCATTTCCGCCCAAAAGTCCAACTAATCTTGCGTCCGATTTCCAATTCAAGCTCCACGATTCCCGTTAAGCAAAATTGTAGAGGATCCTTAGTACTTCATCCTATAGATTCATAGTTTTGGCTCTGGATCACTCTATCTCACGAATTTGAGCTCCAAAAATCAGCTAGGGTTCGATCTTGTCAAAGTTCAATTGAAAGCCTCATTCAGTTTCATCAGAGAACCTCTAGACAGCAACGATGCTTCAACTTTGAGCTCAAATTCAAATATTCAAACTGAGTTTTGCTTGTCCAATGATTACTGGAACTTGTTAACCACATGTTAGAGATTCCATTTTGCTTGTTATGATCCAACTTTTCCATATAGAATCTTCCAAAATCTCGAGCCAAAGTTGGCCACATTTCACTGTCTTTAAAGCTGAATCGGCTAtggccattcagtttcgtcagtcaaGTCGAGACATTGAAATCTTCAAACTTTGGGCTTCAATAAAAATTTGAattctctcttttctttacCAACAACCTGCCCAAGATGTTCACTGCACATCAATGTTCACTTAGGGTCCAAAACCTTTCAAAGTGTATATGAAAAATGCTCCAGAAATTAATTTCAAAGTTGTATGATtgacactgttttcagacttgcATTTTCAGACAGTGATTAGTAATTTCCAGTCAACCTCTTTGACTCTGAATTTGAGATGCctatgacttgaatttgacttcaaACTTGATGCCTTTGAATTCTAATCACCTTCAAATCTTGATTCCAcatttttgtcaaatttttccaaattaaaatcttgaatttgaattttttggtCAAAATTTGACTTTGGCCCATAATACCTCCTtttaatccaaatttcaccattaaCACCTTAATGACCATTCTTAGGCTTTTAAGAACCCTGGTTGTTACAAATGAGTAGTGATTGTTATTAACACAAGCAGTCGCATTAAGACATCCTAACATCCCTTCTCTTTGATCACATATTGTTTTGAGGTTTATTGGTCTGTTTGAAGAGCTAAACTAGCATCAAAGGGCGGAACTTACTATATAGCTTGTGCAAGTTAGGATTGTACAAAACGCACAGTCCATATAGCTCACAAATTCACTGCAGCAAAATTTTTACTATTCTAACTTCTCCACATGTTGTTCTCATTATTCTAAGCACACATAGCCCAAGCCCATCTGCAGCAGAATGGTCACATATGCATgttttccaacatttttttagattttagtTGTTTCTTCATTTGTAATGCATTGTCTTGTGTGCGCGAAGTTGAAAACAAAGATTTGAACCTAACGATTTAAAATAATTGATTAGACAAAAGTTCGAGTGTGAGAGGCGAGCAGACGCTCCTAGGAGAGATTGTAAAACACGCGTTGCAGATGATGGTTTGGATTTAGCTGTGTACTAGTGTTGGTGGAGGACAACGTGGCCGGAGAATCCGCATTGAAGGTGCGTTtccttgtgtgtgtgtgtggtgtgcAAAAATACTGGATGGAACTGATCAAATCAACCAAATTTTAGGCCAAAAGAAGCtgaacaaaaatatgagactAAAATGCCACGCGCAAAATCACataaaattaatttcatttcgTAATCTTTCTAAGCAACAGTAAGTCTAGAGAATAGTAATTGTATCAAGTCCTAAATCTGATTGTAAAATGAAGTTCTGAAACAAAAATAGAGTTGGATATTGTTGTTTCACCATCTTACAGCTAAGCCCTAGTAAGATTAACTCCAACTAGCAAGCTAGCACTAACTTTAGGGCTAAGAGAGACTACTAGTACTAACTACGTAAAAAAATATCTTGAAAGCATGGGCTAGAAGAACAACAGAAAAATAGAGATTGAAAAGAGAGCACCAACCACAAAACACACTTTGCGCCGTCTACTATTACCACTAGACACTTTGTGCTTCATCCAGAAAAGCTTGCACCAAGAACCTGAGTTTTTCATGCAGGTgatgctccagctccaaatCCTTCACCATTACAGGTTGCTCCTGGTGGTGCAGAAACACATAGTTCTGAAAAGAACATCAGTTAATTGAGGAATCTGTTTGCCAAAAAGTTTCTGAGAAAGACTAGCCAGATAGCGCAAACTTGTTATCCATAGAACCAATAGCTAACAGGAACATCCGTATAAAAGAGAACAATAGGTGAGGGGAAGGATCTTTCGTCTATAGATCTATGGGctcaccagaaggtttggacagttctacATATGGgactgtacaccgagacgtgtcagatatggagactacaatacaggacggcgtggtctacgtggaggacaagaactagtcgaggattaggaaactactcgtagcagttagagtaggactctctagtcaaatctgactagtattcttggaAATAatcgacttgtaaccctgccctccagcaatataaggcgaggcagggatccACTCCAAActagttcaatcaatacaatccaaccaacgcgacataagcggcccaaacttgtctaaatcgtgtgttcgagttcaccttcgagttcctgatctcggcgagccccacgcataaaacactacctcgggtaccccctcggtaggttgccgggtctaaacaccgacagctggtgcgcaAGGTAGGGGATCTCACTGAAGATTCACTAGCAAACTTGATGGCTCAAGACATCACAAAACCCACCATTGCTTTCAAAGCGGGCGCGACATTGATCTTTGACTCCTGGGTTTGCGTCGCAGAtggtgctggaaacttccaccgccacatcacgTCGGTCCCAGAGGAGAAGCAGTAcaacatcaaccttcatcgccaagctttggaggatttcgttgaaaaattcaacaaaatttttgacctcttccgaGGCTCCAGGGACGAGtttgagtacaactcgacttctcccaccatTCGGACTGATTCCCACGAGTTGGCACTtcagccatcgtgcgaatcggtctaCGATACAAGTCGATTCCCTATCAGACTCCGAAACTCGGGTACTacctaccaagctaccctgtccagatcgcaatccaactcggatttgatTGAGGACCTCGATTACTACTCGGATCTGGATgaggagactccattatcaggtccacaacagggTCTGATCATCACATCTACTCTACAatgcagattcatctactggccctacatgaagccacctgctctcaccaaggatgacgagtcacgccttgtctcctaccttgacactctcccatactaggagggaactcctctgtcgcccatctacgaagaagacaaCCCTACAAAGATCATTACATCAAGTTCGGGTAGTTTCTCTCCGGAGCGGGAACTCCTCGCCATTGTTGCTACACAAGAAGGCGATGGTGAAGAACCAGAAATAAATCCATGATGCGAACGTCATCAAgatgatgtctcgc
This sequence is a window from Setaria italica strain Yugu1 chromosome III, Setaria_italica_v2.0, whole genome shotgun sequence. Protein-coding genes within it:
- the LOC101786155 gene encoding NAD(P)H dehydrogenase (quinone) FQR1 produces the protein MAVKVYVVFYSMYGHVSKLAEEIKKGAASVEGVEVKIWQVSETLSEEVLGKMGAPPKTDAPIITPQELAEADGILFGFPTRFGMMAAQMKAFFDATGGLWREQSLAGKPAGIFFSTGTQGGGQETTPLTAVTQLTHHGMVFVPVGYTFGAKMFGMESVQGGSPYGAGTFAGDGSRWPTEVELEHAFHQGKYFAGIAKRLKGGSA